ATGACAAAGACAACactaaaatgtagttaaacaaaaaCTTGTTTTATGTTCTTTGCCTTCCACGTTTTCCAGAATTGtcccttttcttgtcactttgtcattttaaaccttcCCACATAATTTGTCCAAAACAGGTATTAAttgtttaacaaataaaaaagagagaCCTTAAAAGAGAGACCTTCCTCGACTTTCTTGGTTGCCTGTGGACTGATTTCTATGTAATGGACTCAGGATTTTCTGGGAAAATCCAAAGGATCTGATGTTATGCATGACCCGAGTCAATTGCCTCTCTTCAGCTCCCCTACAGCACCAACAGTGTGCAACATTAACTAACGCTAGCTTAGAGATGGAGTCCGCTAACGTCAACAAACAACCGgcacacacatcaacacagaGTCCACATGATGTACTGTATTTCTATTGTGTACATTTTGCAGTGTCGGCCATTAAAAAGGACCAGTGGTTGGCAGCTGGGCCTCTGGTTCAGCCAGAGCAGGACCCATCGCTGGGAGTCTGATCCCGGACAGCCCTATCAGATAAGCAAACATTCTGTTGCTGCCATTGGACCCAGCTGGGTGGGTTCAAGTTCGTGTGGCTGCTGTTGCTGGGTCTAAAACGTGTAATAGCAGCGACTAGTTTGCTGATCCGGGGACGGAGCCAGGGCAGTCAGGAATCTGACTTCTGATGCTGGGGCTTGTACTGCCTGCTGTGGCTGGGTTTGAGTTGCTGAAGCTGCTGGCTGAGGTTCTTTCACCAGGCTGACGCTGCAGAGTTTGTGTTGCAGAGGCACAGCACGTGTGGACTCTGTGACTTAAAGgtgacatattatgcttttccgtattttctgtcatatctacaatgttataatgtcggattttcaaataatgaggtaaacgtgtTTTAGAGTAACCACAGTGAGTTAACCGTTCAGATTTCTACTCTCGGCTAGGTGtcacatagtctcgctttgccagaccatccacacgctgcgaagcggaggaaggtctagtccacacagcattccgggatgggagaaaaacgtgctctggtttattggcatttcttaaaaccaatcacaatcataaTGGGCGGTGTTAAACTCTGCACGGAGCCACTGTaaaatagctagctagctgtctcaatttaccatgcagagatctgaggagcagttaaccacagtcctcataaGTCCAGTGGAGTTTAGAACTGCCAACACAGtgaaagcagaaggaaatggacatcggcgaaaatacatgcatctggcagaatttcctgcagcaccggagcaatcctggaagtggaacgtcaggGATGTAGACTAGTTATGTATAGTCACATAACACTTAGCCAGCCTTCTATGGGGCATgggattggtcatctgctccaggcagatgtagctacatgctaactgcagtaaaagatgtcatcttggctgccaatgttgttaaattctccccaatttcgggtcgCATTACTGCTGGGACcgtttgtgtaatatttggtttagaagcctttatttgttattttttcacGGTACAAAATCCTGCTATATACTCTGTTGCAGTAGCTCCCGCTGCAACTAGTGAAACAACAGCGGAGCGGAGATTCCAGGAAACACGCTGGCCATTCAGAGCATACTGGGCTTTCTCGGGAGGAGGGCTTAAAGACATAGGCGCTCCAACAGAGCGTCTCAGACAGAGGATGAATATAGGAGCAGTGGCCATGGACAATATGagaaagaaaaagtgtttttgaactttaaagcatgtaaacatgtcctagtacaaacacaatatacaagtatgaacctgaaaatgctatataatagttcccCTTTGGAGCGAGTATTCAACCCACCTGCAATGTTTCCCGCTCCTCCAGTGGGCACCACCACCTCCAGCTCAGGCAGGTCCCCGTCGGTCTCGGCCTGCTCCATACCACTGAGCTCCAGGTAAGCATAGATGAAGTGGGCGAGCTGGATCATGACTCTAGACCAGTTGACTGAGTTGAGGCTCAACAGGCCGTGAGACCTGACCAGCTCCTGGTCGGCAAAAAGACACCGCAGAGGCTGATCTATGTCATCTGAGCTGCCGTCTGCTACAGAGTTAAAACACACActtgatttgattttgattgTTGTATTGTGAAAGATCAGCTATAAGTCCCTTCACCTCTTTTAATTTACCTGCAAACACATGGACATTGTCCTCCAGGCAGGTGATCATGTGTTTTTCTTGGACTGGAGTGATGCGTCCTCGGGGGTAAATAACCACCACATCCAACCCACTGAGACCTTTGGCGCTCTGGATGGCCGAGCCACCTGTGTCCCCTGATGTACCTGGAGGGGACATCAGTACAATCTATGATACTATCTATGACACTTTGTATAGTTTGTGCCTTTTGCTCCCTCTAGGGAGCATGAATGGAGCCGGAGCAGGCAatgtttaatactttttaaaacagctggctaaggagaaacataaaacaaacaaagatgtttgATGTACTCATGATCTATGGGCTTTTCAAAAAGTTTCAGACGGTGTGGACCAAGCCAGCTTATGCGATTTGAGAATGTCGAGGACGTCAGTTGAGTAAGCAGTCCTTCAATGTGGCCCAGTACATATTGGTGTACACACTGCTAAAATAATGTGTCCATACACGGCCCAGATCACCTCCGAATGTGGTCTGAGCGATCGAATCTCAATATGTCCTCAGTTTATCTTGGGTGCATTAACAACTGTACTTACAGCtgaccacttgtgatcggatccCCCAGGATGCACGTTAAGGCCAGGTCTGAACAGGGCCAATCTCTcccattcattttattataaaAGTTGATGATCTGtgctgttctgtttttttgttttagtttttctctcTTTAAAATCTAAACTGTACAGAATGCCCTTTTTCATGTAACGACTCAGTTTTCAATATGTTGCAAAACTGTGGATGGGGGAAATAACAGATCATgaaaatctgtttttttgttgttcagaCCTACAATTAACACGTTTaaatcagaaaataaaacaaatacaaaacttGGTAGTGATGCACCTGAGTTTAATCTGTTATCTGTCTCCACTCCGTATTGAAAGTGCAGTGCTATTGTGATGTATCACATCAGTCTGATTCTGTCCTTCATTAAGTTCGTGGATTTGGGCAACTCAGGAGTTTCAGAGTTTCTTTAAATAATCTCAAAAACTTCTCCTCCTAGAGAGGAGAAAGATTAATGTTTGGATTGATTACAGAACATTCTTATTAACTAAGTTCAACTGTTATTGACATTTTGTCACTGTGTCTGGCGCTCGCCTGCAAAGTGGACGAGAACCTGGTTtaactgttttctgatttaaacTATACCTCTATCATGTATGaactgttagtgtgtgtgttaaactgTGAGCATTTAAGATTTCTTGCGGGCAATTTGTTTCTAGCCATTATGTAATTGTGATACAAATGTGTACAAGAGAGATtcatttacatgaaacattatcaTCCTCTCTTGGACTTTTGTATCACAAAGTACTGCAAGAACAGCAGTCAGGTTTTACAGAATCCATGATATTTCTTTTTAAGGAAACATTTGGCGACTGCTCCTGAATCTGATTCAACCTCAGATGGCACCATCAGTGAGCTGGGGACCCGCAGGTCCAGCTAAATTATATGCTGCTGCACTTAAATGAAAAAGTTAGGCGCACAAGTGCTACCAATGAAAAAAGCTTCTACTTCATAAGTTTTAAAAGTCTGGAGTCCTGTAGGTGTTAGTCTTACCTACAAGAACAGTAGCTCTGCGGTTCTCTTTTCGCAGGAAGTAGTCGAGGAAGCGCACAGTGCAGGTCATAGCCAGGTCCTTAAAGGCCAAGGTGTCTCCATGGAAGAGCTCCAGCACtgacagaccctccttcagccaGGCGATTCTCAACACCTCAGGCACTGAGAAACCAGACAGGGCTTCACCCACTAGGACTGGGACAGGGAAAAGGATGAAAGAGGGAAAATCACCTTCATGGTGTTTGCAGTTCTGTTATCGATGTCTTGTTGTAGATGTAAAATGTCTTCAGTTAGTGTTGTGAATATGTTTCATTTCATTCGGTTAAAACTCTGAACAAAGTCTCTCTCATCGGTTTTAATTGGTATCATAAATTTGCATATAATGATACATATTAAAAATGTGTATGTAATGTGTGTACTAGTGTCTCGCCCGCATCTGGTATAAGACACTAGTACTTTGCATACAGGACCACGAACTGATCAGGCCCAGCTTatatccaggacatggtcaagcCCTACACCCCAGCCCgcctagcctggatgccagccgaatttagccccgcccacaacatttgaggtcgagaagttcggtctggacttgatccgttgtggagcaactatgctcagggcgggctttatacaatgatggacagatgatcaacagtaacgtaatcaaccacgtcaccaaagagcgcttgggttgaattcgtttacaacgaagatggctgccgctggagaattgagatgtgtagattccaccatcgcgtctgttatagaagatacagcgcattcattttaaaagaggaacagagaaccgcgatcaaggtacgtcacatactccgttgctctgattggttgtaggtctatccaattgagtgcagaggcattttctttcctggttccgttgaaacacgccccataatcacagcccaatggagcggtatcagactcatattctgactagaatctgagtatgaccatgTCAGGCTACAGCCCGCTcactccgctctgcatcagccaacctgcttgctgatGTAGATGtaaaagctaatgtacttgcacttacttctGGCTGTCTGGAGTTTGTACCTTGaaggttgaaagcacttcattggaagtcgctttggataaaagctccagctaaatgacatgtaatgtaacgtaACATACTTTTGTTACACTGATTTCATTCCTGTAGATTTATCTGCTTGAACCTACCATGAACCAACCATCTTCACCGTGCCTCTGTCTTATCTATCTTCTCTTATTACATCAAAGTGAATGGAGCAATTCTGAGTAAATATTATATCCTATATATCCTGGTGTGcctttagaacattgtgaactgaaccctgttttgtgtcactttgtcTCCGAGTACCCATAACTGCTTTTAGAATCAACTCTCAGACATCAAGCCAGTAGACGATAGGAAACGAACCACAAAACAATTGTGACCAGAttgtttcataaaaaaatgttaattttcaaTCTTTAGAAATCGCACCTGTGTTTTTTGCAACTTTTATGCCTCTTTAGTCTTAATCATGAAtactttacattttttgagacCCGTTTTGAATGCATTTCAAACAGTTACCAAGTTTTCCTCTTTCATTTATCCCTATGGTATGGAAACCAAACATCCCTTAATATCAAATGGCATGTGATGCTAACAGTGAATATTTCACCAGCTCACCCTCCAGGTCTTCTCTGGGGATCAGCTGAGTGGGGATGAACAGTGAGGCAACCTCCACCACCAGTTTGGTGTAGGTCAGCCCCCTCCAGCCCCTCAGGGTGTCTGGGCTCAGCACAGGCACACTCTCGGGCATGAACATCCCCCCGTCTGGAGCGTAGCCTGAAAACAGCACATCCCGGAAGTCCCGTCCATGGACCCCACCCCGCGTGCTGCAGTACTGCATCGGACAAACCTGTGAATGAAGACAAGAATCTGATATACACACAGGCCATTGACATTTCTGTGTACCTATTTTCCATAGGGATGGGTATCGTTAAAAAATATTCGATACGGgcacctggttagctcaccaatatatagaggtttactcctccacacagcagccgcgggttcgactccggtCTACGGccctttcctgcatgtcattccccctctccctcccctttcATCTCTAAGCTGTCctctacaaataaaggcctaaaatgccaaaaaatgatcttaaaaaaataaaaaatattggatACAGGTGCCAATACCAATACCacgactttgataccggttcctaaacaatactttttttgataccaattttatagaaattacaacattacacattacggcacaaatctttaaAACTATTTTTCAGCTACTAATACGTGAGCCCGTCTCTGTGCGGAACGTAGAGTTCTTCCTGCATGACTCTACGACGTGCAACGTtatgttagacagccaatcactagtctatatcgacaacgtttaaTTTCTgagattgttcaggtgccgccggaaattcagccggatgtcccaattttcggccggatgtccgtcaccttcctctttctttgtgttgccgttctaacctctggtggatttgtgaggactatggttaactgctcctcagatctctgcagggtaaatccagacagctccGTCATCGAGTCTGGCATTTaacgccgcccaagacgattgtgattggtttaaagaaatgccaataaaccagagcatgttttgtctcccatcccagaatgactagccagaccctcctccacagcgctgtggaggaaggtctggcaaagagaGACTAGCCAATCGCAAACATTATTAGTGACTTGAGAAacttatgttttaaaaatatgttatttggtACGTGACCATGAtataagcgggttaatgcccttcgaggtgtccatCGTCAGGTATTAATGAACTTCAGCGGAACGGACGGTTCACGCCTCGCCttcgtccattaatacctgacaatggacacttcgtcgggcattaaccctaacttgaattcggtacccagccccaATTTTccgtagcctggttgacaccagacccttctcagttgtaactgagagtgggtctgggaaaggttcattgacagttcatttccaaaggggcgtcaccaacggacgccgctcaaatgcctctgggcgcattggatagtccttaaACCGatcagaccaatgatccgggtgacgctgcgcttcggtagccgtcatgttgaatgtaaacaaaaagctgctcgccgtcgctaccgtcggtttgaatgggctcttcgccggactgacttgcagagcaaatctcaaatttgccggaagtctgtcagggtttacccaggctaaaTTTTCCGTGCATTACCTACTAGTACCACATCCAAATCTGAGGTTTGAAGTGGACTTTTAAAATAACTTGCTTTGGCTCCACTTCATGCCCTGCCAGGGACCTTTTGTtacatgtcattccccatctctctcttccctcatttcctgtcatctctctacTGTCAGGTCTCTAATAAGCAGGGCCACACGGAATCTGCGAATGCAGAATTTTTCGAAGATTTtaaacaatttcttttttttaactcagaatgttaacacatctccaaCCCAAGCAAAAAATCTAAAATTAGccgattttcattctggatcaccgctgaaaactgtaaaaagtcTGCTGATAAGGCAATAAATTTAACTGCAAACATAATTCATATTTGCACCACAAAGTACAATATTAGTTAAAGCAGGTC
The Sander lucioperca isolate FBNREF2018 chromosome 14, SLUC_FBN_1.2, whole genome shotgun sequence genome window above contains:
- the thnsl2 gene encoding threonine synthase-like 2, with amino-acid sequence MQYCSTRGGVHGRDFRDVLFSGYAPDGGMFMPESVPVLSPDTLRGWRGLTYTKLVVEVASLFIPTQLIPREDLEVLVGEALSGFSVPEVLRIAWLKEGLSVLELFHGDTLAFKDLAMTCTVRFLDYFLRKENRRATVLVGTSGDTGGSAIQSAKGLSGLDVVVIYPRGRITPVQEKHMITCLEDNVHVFAADGSSDDIDQPLRCLFADQELVRSHGLLSLNSVNWSRVMIQLAHFIYAYLELSGMEQAETDGDLPELEVVVPTGGAGNIAAGYIVKQMGLPLKLVAMVNSNDIVHRTVTSGDFSMAANVTQTLAPAIDIQDPYNMERVFWLLLGRDGAAVKNMMEEFQQSYRHSLQENNHKLLSQVLSSGTVTDEGILETMRRCWEENQYVLCPHTAVAVWHHYHCSHSPGLNRCYIATASPAKFQAAVQKAGLTFDLPEAVLALDKLAIRYENLERSQNWCKDWEDRLREKIQSVSSARKSRGTYYI